The following is a genomic window from Bubalus bubalis isolate 160015118507 breed Murrah chromosome 6, NDDB_SH_1, whole genome shotgun sequence.
ctcctcccctcctccccacccctcccgaAAATATCAGGCACGATAGTGCTTCTCTTTAGGTTAAAGACCAGCAGCTCCAGCCTGCAATGGGTGGGCGTTAGATTTTCAGGCCTTGCTTGGGTGGTACAGGGACCTTCAATGAAGAGGTGAGTAGAAGGCAGgtccagagacagagaaggtcTGGTTCCCGTGATCTTTCAAgctttcccctttttttctcaTCGTGTTGTTTTTCTCTCAAGTTGCAGAGGAGTGGGGTAGGTGACTCAGATGTTCCTTCAGAGTGTGACTACAGAGACTCAGATAGAATTTTGATCCAGGAAAAAGTTTGccacttcttccttctccccctcATCGCCCGCCCCGGGTCTGCCCATCTTCCATTGGAGTGCCCTCCCCTGAGTCTCCCTTCTGCATCACTCTCTACTTTGGAAACTCCTGTTGCTTAGCGACCAGTCCCTGCTGCCTCTTTACCTTTGGCAGCTGAGGGTGGGAGTGGAATTGGGGGCAGCAGGGAGCATCTAGACAGGCTAGGGTGAGGCGGCATCAGCCACAGGTGCTAAGCCCCTAACTCTGTTCTCTTCTCATTCTTGAACTGGTTGGTGGTAGAACAAtgtccgggcttccctggtagctcagctgattaaaaatctgcctgcaatgcaggagaccctgacacggctcctgggttgggaagatcccctggagaagggataggcaactcactccagtattcttgggcttctctggtggctcagatggtaaagagtctgtgtgcaatgtgggagacctggtttcaatccctggtttgggaagatcgcctggaggagggcatggcaacccactccagtattcttgcctggagaatctcatggacagaggagcctggtgggctacagtccatggggttgcaaagagtcagacacgattgagcaactaatcACAGAACAATGTCTGAGTCTCTCCTGGGATATAGGCAAATCTCCTTGACCCACACCCTGGTCATTACTGCACCTTGAACCTGCTCCCCAGAGTCCACAGCCTCTACCCCATCATCCAGCCCTACCATTCCCTGATTTCTGCCTTGGTCTCCCTGATTCTCAGTTCCCCAAGAGTCTCTGACAATTCTTTCCCATGGTGACCAGTGAGGTGTTGAAGGAATCATCATTGAAAAGTCCTTTAAAATTTTAGTCTCCATACTCGCTAATGACCTTGACCATGCCCTTGGCAGGAAACATCTTCCCCTGCTGATTCCCATCTTGAGATGCATCTGTTCTGCTCTTGGGTGGCtgtggtataaaaaaaaaaaaaaaaagcagcctaGGGTATGGGTGGATACCCTGCATACCTCCTGATTCTTCTTTCCAGGGAGCCTGGCTGTCGTCCCATCAGACTGTGAGTTCTGGGTTTTGGTTGGAAAGACAAAGCTTCTGGGATTGAAAATGTATGTACCATAGTAAACTCCATATGCTCCCATCCCCTCTGTTTAGAAACAAGGGAGGTGAGATTTGCAAAAGGGGGTTTCTTTGCAGCCATGTCCCAGGAGGCTCTGACCTAGGCCTCTTTGTCCCTGGCCCCTTCTTATTGGCCCTTTCTTTCCCCTGGTTTCCTGGGGACTGGAACAAGGGAATAAAGGCAGAGCGCAGTGGCAGGCAGCCTGTGTCTGCCGCGTGAGTTCTCTGGCTCTCTCCTTCCTTGGTGAGTCCTTCCTTCTGATCTCCCTGCTCATTTATACGGTAGGGCAAGCTGGGCGATGAGGCCAGAAGCTGACAAGCTCTGGTGACCTCCCCCAAGAAAGGCTGGGTCCGATGAGTGGGCATGTGCTCAGGGAGGAGAGGGCCAGGTATTTGGCATCATGGCTATGAGAATTTCCCGAGAAGTGGctctggaggtggaggtggggatcAGAACCAGCCAGGAGGCTGCTGCAACTGCCAAGACCCCTGCCTTCCACTGTGGTCTTGGCTGAGTCTCCCGGTGGTGGGGAATCTCCCGGTGGTGGGGAGTCTCCTGAGGGTTTGGGGAGGTAGGAGGCAGGAATAGCCAGGTGGGCTTCCGGCTGAGGTTAGGAGACAGCagcttcttcctcctttcctggcTCAGGACCCTACACAGATTAACCTGCAAACCCCAAGTTCCTTGGGTGTTGGCTTCTTCCTGCCTAAGGGGGAAGTGGTTTCCAAGTTTGAGTCACAGGAGCTCCAAGAGCCTCTTCCTTTGGAGGGGTGTGTGGCTGTGCTGGTGGACTGGAGGGCCCCATCAGACCCAGTCTCTGCATCCAGCCTTCACAATGACCCCGGAGAGGAGGCCCACTTCCTTCCCTGACTCATGACTGGTCTGTGTGTACAGTTCTCTGGGCTGGAGCCTGGGGACCAGCCGGACAAGTCCTGTCACCCCTCCAGGCTTCCTGTTGAGATCTTATCTTCCAGTTTCAGCCCCAGGTTCCTCCAACCCCCGGACTCTCTCTTTGCCCTGTCCCCCACTTCTGTAATGGGACACTCCCTGATAGCGGGCGGTTCAGGCTCCTGGGCCAAGGAGGGCGACTAGGGTAAGGAGAATGACCTCTGGAAAGTGAGTGCCCAAGCTGGGTCAGGCCGGAAGAAAATCCTGACCCTTCACTGGCTCCACCATCTGCCACCAGTTCTTCTGGGGAGGTCAACTTGCACCTAGACCTTTTTTTCAACATCTTCTAAGCAGGAGAGTGTGCAGTCTCCTTCCAGGGCTGGTCAGGCTCTGGCTGTTCCAAGTTTGCTGTGGGTCTCACTACAGCCTATCCTGAGACATTGGGGTCCACGTGCCAGACTTTGGTCTTATGAGTTCCAGTCACTGGTCCTTGAAGGAGAAGCTTGGAGAGGGGCTAGTGATGGGGTCCGGCTTCCTGGGGAATGTgatctttccctcttccttcagCCTCTGGAACTGCACACCGTGATGGAGACccctctggagaaggcactgaCCACTATGGTCACCACTTTCCATAAATATTCTGGGAGAGAGGGCAGCAAACTGACTCTGAGCAGAAAGGAGCTGAAGGAACTGATCAAGACGGAGCTGTGTCTTGGTGAGGTAGGTTCCGGTCCCTCCCCTGCACCCCAGAGTCCCAGTGCTCCctgggcaggtgggggaggggagggaaaagaaggggatgccACTGTCAGGGGCTCCCCAGCATGAGGTGGGGAGGCCCCTCCAGAGGGGACACACCTGTGTCTGCAAGGTACACTAGTCTCAGCCAGGACAGGACGGCCCAAAGTAGGGGCGGAGACCCAAGGAAGACGGTGAACATCCTGGGCGTGTACAACTCTAGACCTAGCGCTGAGGGATGAATCAGGTATCACTGGGAACAGAGGAGAGCAGTGTTTGCAGGGAGGACCTCAGCTCGGGTGAGGGGTTCAGAGAGAGAGATCGAGGAGACTTCCAGGTTGAGGCTGGGTTCCTGCAGCTGTGGAATCTGTGAGAGGaatggggtgggtggtgggtgagGGGGTTCGGAGGTCCAGGGCTCCCACCTGGCCCTGCTCTGTGCATCCACCACTGCTGGGGCTTTCAGCCAATGCTGACATGGGACCCAAAAGGACCATTCTGCTAGTTTGTGAACACAGGTTGGAAGGAAGCAGAACTGATTCTTACCAGATGGagatggtgggagggaggcaaCTGAAGAGGGAGAGGCCTGTGAGGTAGTCATCATATTATtgttacagttaaaaaaaaattgaggctcagatgCATTATATAATCTCCAGCTAGTGAGAGGTTGGAATTCCAGGCCAGCTCCATGTATcactctccctctttcctttaaaatcagcCTGGGGCGGGGGGCTCTCCTGTGGCATCCTGAACCTTAGTGGACCTCCCTAGAGAAAAGTGGGAATGTGTCTCTGTGGACAGGGGACCAAAGCAGGTGTGGGTGTCACCAGGCCTTCCCTCTGGCCTTCCTGCCTACTTCTCTGCATCCTGGAGTTaatgagggcagagggaggggccatGGGTCCGGCAGGGTTAATTACAGGGAGACAGAGGCCCTGGGGAGGGCCTGACTATAACAGGAGCCCAGATTGGGGACAAGCATGGCGTCACAGAGAGGCTGTTTCCATCTCTGTATGTCCCGACGTCCTGTCTCCTGTGGCAAAGCTGGAGTGGAGGGCAGTGGAGAGGAGCAGGCAGGATGTGCCTGTATTTTCTTCCTGTTCCCCCCCAAGTGCCCTGTCTCCCTCCTCTTGTACAgctgggctgggagggcaggggaccAGACAGAGAGCAGACCTGGGTGCCATGCACTCGTGCCATACAGCTGTCCTGCAGGCTCTCCTAGCTAGGGAACACAGCTCTAACCACTGCTCTCGTGGAGGGATGTGTGATCTGCTTGCGTTCTGAATGATCCCCAACAGGGACAGAGCAAGACTTGGATCCTGCTCAGCGCCAGTATAGTCACCAAGCTGTTTCTATGAGGTGTTGTAGGAAAATCTAGCTGTTTCTTTGAATGGTAGAAATTGTTGAGAGGAAGAGGGGTGCCTGCAGTAGCCTGCACTCTAGTCATTTATTCAGGTTGAGGAGTCAGGGCATGGAGGCTCTGTTTGGTGTCAGATCCCATGCTGGCTGTGGCCTGGGGGGAGGCTCTGGGGGTTGAGATGCTCCGTGTTGCTGACTCAGCTGGGGATCAGCCCGAGGCCACCTTTCCAGGGGGGCACGGCAGGGCTGGGAGAAGTGACTGGCTGACCTGTCTCTCTATCTGGGCCCTTGAAGAAGATGAGGGAGAGCAGCATTGATGACCTGATGAAGAGCTTGGACAAGAACAGCGACCAGGAGATTGACTTCAAGGAGTACTCGGTGTTCCTGACCACGCTGTGCATGGCCTACAATGACTTCTTTCTGGAGGAGAACCAGTGACCGGGACCTGGTCCCTGGCCCCTGCAGCTCTGCTCACAAACCCTGCATGGCCCCTcgccttcccctccctcccagatAGACTCTGCTTCAGCCTTCCCCTCCAGCAGAGGAATAAAGGTTTTCCATTTCAGGTGTCCAGGGCTGGTTTGGTAGAATTCTTTTCCAtcttggctgggggtggggtggggccaggCAGAGCTTCTCCTTGAGTAAGTGGACAGCCTCTGGGAGTTAGGGTTCTGAGTCTTTCAGAGTGGATGTGACTAATCTTATCCAGGCATAGTCTtgccctccaaaaaaaaaaaaaaaacaaaacagggaagTGGGGCCAGGCTTTTGCTTGCCTCGAGGGAATGCTGCAAGTATGCAGAGAAAGTTGCTGGGGGAAAGTGGCTTGGGGAATGAGGACATGGGTGAAATCCTTAGGTGCTGTTTCAGGAGCTCCAAAGAGCTCTGGTACCATAGCCCTTTAAATCTCAGCACAGcaaagaattcagcaagaggctAAGTggtagataagaagtgatttactGGAAGAGGACGATTGTGAGGCTAACAAGTGGGTGAGTGAGAGATGCCGGGCCCTAAGAACTTACTGGGTTACAATTTTACAATCAGaggaaaggtggggagggggagaagacctttgtctttcttgagtagacatcaTCCTTCCATCATTAGCTCCTCCTCTGGGttgagcaggggagttttcttATCTCTACATGGTCAAGTTAGGTCCACAAATCACTGTTTTTTATGTGTACAGAGAGCACAAcctagggatcattaacttactgagctcactgggcaggatgtggggctcAGGCCatcattgttttgttgtttggggGTATGTCTTATGTTCTGATGCATGGTTtcgttgctaagcaagcctgcttgatTTTGTGGCTAAGCAAACACACTTTCTTGAGTAATCATCAATTCATAGGGGTCTCTCAAACTTTTTCTACTTATAATCCCCCAGTGGGATTAACTTACCCACTACTTGGCCCCTTTGTTCTGTCCCTATCACTGGGGGCAGCTGGGATGTGGTTCCTGAGGGCAGTGGTGGGCAGGCCAGAACGACTTGTCCCTGGCTCACAGGAGGCTCTCCCTCCGCTTGCccctcaccccccccccccgccatcccccccccccccgtcacccccccccccccccccccgtccccacccccaacacactaAGAAAACAAGAGTCTGGCCTTGACCTCCATgccagcccccttctcctccatttCCCCCTTTGCAATGAGCCCCAGCCCCATCATCTCTGGGGTCCAGAGATTTCTGCTCTCCCTACTTCTCCATATCAAAATCCTTAGGAGAGGATCTGAAAAACTTTGCAGTGGAGGGTAAATAACTGATGACACAGGGCTCCGCTCGCCCGGGTGTGCGTGCACTTTAAAGGCCAAGAGGTTCCGAGTGGAATTCGagaggggggtggggtgtgggaagggaggaggtggggtgcGGGAagagagggggtggtggtggcaggAATTTATTTTCCCTAGTGGGATGGCTGTTCCAGATGCCCTGTCAATTCTATCCTTCATTGAGGGTTTTCCCTGCATCGCTACCCCCTTACTTCTacacagaaagacagacagacagacacacagacacacacacagtccctGCCCGGTTCTCCGTCTACTCCCCTTGCCCTGTCACATCACGACACGGGGGACAAACTGAATTTTGGAGATTAGGAGGGAGTGCAGGTCTTCCTTAAGCCCCTCACACCCACCCCACGGAGCCCCGAAAAGCCCCCGGGGCAGGGGACGTGCAAAGCTCGGCCGGGGTGCTGTGTAAAGAGCCGGCAGGGTGGGGCGTGGGGCGGGACGTGCGCGGCGCGGGCGCCTTCGCTGACCGGCTTCTCGGCCGGGCCACTACAAGGCGGGCTGGCCGACCGCTCAGCCTTCCGCtcagtctctcccttctcctttcgcTGCAACCGGCGGTGAGTTCTCTCACCAGGGCGGCCCCGGTCCTTCTGGGGCGGCGCTCCTGGGTTGGTCCGCTCGCATTCAGAGTAGGCCGGTGGCGGGGAGAGGCGGGCCCTGTCAGGCTGGCCCCGGGCTAAGGCGTCCTATGGGGCAGCTCCCCACAGcgggcctgggaggctgcaggaggGTGTGTCCCGGGCGTGGGGTGTGTCAGTGGCACGGTATGTGGTCCtgtgaggatgtgtgtgtgtgtgtgttgggtgtgcAGCCTCCATCCCACACTCCCAACATACTCCCCAACTTTCTTGGAACCCCTAGAGGAGAGTTCTCAACTGTGGTCCTGTTTATTCCTTAGGATCCTCGAACCACCTCTGCTCTGGTTCCCTTCTCTGCAGGGCACGCATCTCTTGGCCCTAGAgtctgccctccccctccccttccagccccaggctttcttctttctccaccaAGGTTCACCTCACCCTAGTCAAAGGGAGTTGAAGGGGTTGCTTGACAGTGGTCTTGAGGCGTGTGGGTGAGTGAGAAGCCTTGCTGCCCAGGCTGCTGACCTGTCCCGCTGCCTGCAGCTCTGAGCCCAGTCTTCAGCTATGGGGACCCCCCAGATCAGGCCATTAGCCTCCTGGTGGCCATCTGCCACAAGTACTCCGGCCATGAGGGTGTCAAGAACACCCTGAGCACGAAGGAGCTGAAAGAGCTTGTCCAGAAGGAGCTCAGCCTTGGGGAGATGAGTGAGCCTCCCaggccccctctccccacctcccactcttTAGCAGCAGGACTGGGAGAGGGCGGGGTGCCAGGCGCATCTGACTCACCCTGTCCACATTCCAGGGCCCTAGACCACATGCCTTACCATTGGTTCACACTCTGTGGGGCTGGGGCTACTCTCAGCCTGGAATTCCCTCCCCTTGAGTGAGGAACAGAGGAGGGGTAAAGCCAAGTGAACCCAAGGTGGAACTGGGTCTTTGGTGATGAGTGAGAACAGAGACACTTGTATGAGAGAGGGCTGCCTGGGAGGGGGAAATGCAGAGAACTCAAGGTCTCATCACCATTGAGTCTGGCTTTCCCATTCTGACACATTAAAAGATGCAGGATGCGGAAATCGCAGAGCTAATGGACGAACTGGACCAGAACAAGGACCAGGTGGTGAACTTCCAAGAATATGTCACCTTCCTGGGGCCTTGGCTATGATCTACAATGAACTTCTCCAGGACTGAAAATAAATTGGGAGGTGGAGACGCCCTCTATTTGGTCTGCCTGTCTAATGGTGGTAATTGtacaataaatttattattatcttttggtTAAATCTACCCCTGTGTCCTGGCTTCCCAGtgatttctgtctcctcctcCGCTTGATGCTGCATCAACCATCAGAAGGTTTTCTCACAGTTACCTCTGGGAGTGACTCAGTGACTCACCAGGCCAGGAAAACTGGTGGGAAGGCTCACAAGATGGTGGATGTACCCTAACAGAGTGGCTGTGAGCTCACAAGTTGGCTTTTATGTGAATTAGAAAAGATGTCCACTCTGGGTGAAGCCATCTTAAGGAAAGGCTCAAGTGgtccccaggcttcccaggtggtactagtggtaaagaactgcctgccaatgcaggagacatgagagatgggggtttgatccctgcgtcaggaagatcctctggaggagggcatgacaacccactctagtactcttgcctggagaatcccatggacagaggagcctggtgggctacagtccatggaattgcaaacagttgaacacaactgaagtgacttagcatgcacacacacacaagtggtcCCCAGTAGAGTGGGTTCTGGGATGGGCTTGGAGGAAATGGTGCTTGAGTAAGGCTGTGTTGAGCCCAGAGTGGAGCAGAGATAGTCCTAGCAAGGTCCCTGATGATGAAGACTTAGTTTTGCTCTGGGTATGGCCAGAGTGGAAGGGCCAGAAGCGCTGGGGGGCGGGGCTGGCCCACGTCTCACCACAGTGAAGTGGGGGCAGCGAAGGCGCCACTGACATGCCCAGCGCCTGGTCAGGGAGTGTTCTGTCATTCTGTTGAGACCACCACAGACGGACAGGACACTGGATGCTTGAGTTCCGTTCTGCTGCCTATGCCCTGGGTGGTTGAAGTTGGGAAGCACGCTTTAGGAGTCTGTCCATGCATTCAGGGGGCAGGGTAATTTGTACTAGGGGTGGTGGTCTGAGAAGCTGGGAGCTGTGTAAATATGTGAATCATGGGGTGTTCGTGaaaggggtggggttggggggtccCCAGGATTGGGTGGGGATCCCAGGGCTGGGCAACCACGGCTTCAAGCTTTTCTGTCAATATTGATCCAGCCAATCCCTACAGCCTTAGCAAACTGAATCACCCCAGTTATTCCATTAGAGCCAAGCCTCATTCTCAGCCCCCATCAGGGAAGGTGAGTAACTGTCTGAATTATTGCCTGAGTTCATTGTTTGCATtaggcttccccggtagctcagagggtaaagcatctgcctgcaatgcaggagatctgggtttgatccctgggtcaggaagatcccctggagaaggaaatggcaacccactccagtattcttgcctggagaatcccatggacggaggagcctggtgggctacagtccacggggttgcaaagagtcggacacgactgagtgacttcactttcacgtggggggtgagggtggggtaaGGGGGTAAATTGTGTCTCAGGGTGATGGGGCAGTTGTCATAGTCTGTCCCCTCCAGGCCTGGTGGGCCCAGGCAAGTTCCTCTGTAGGCTCTGGGACCTCAAAGGGAGACCATATCCTGCTTTTCCTCTTACCTCTGCTCTTTCCTGGGGCCCAGGTATGCAGCATTGTCTTCTTCCTCCTTGGGGTGGAGATGAGTGGACAGTCTCAAGAGGGCTGGAAGCCTTATCTTTTGGTGTCCTTCCTTCTCTAGTGGCCTCTCCTTCCCCGCAGGGTATAGTGACTGGCACAGTTGGGAACCAGGAAGGGACCCAGGGCCTGAGGTCCCAGGCTGCAGGGCCTTGGTTGCACCCAACACCACCTGGAAAGGTACCTTCCCAGAACCCCAGAGCCCAGCATATTGGGGCGTGGAGCAAGCGCCCTCTTGTGGGCAGAGAGCAGGACGCTGCAGACCGGCGGGGTTGGCTTTCTCCAGCCCCTGGGGAGGGGCCGATGGTGGTGGAGCCCTTCCAGTGAAGAAGGACACGCCACTTGGTGCTCAGGGAATGTCAGCCGGGTGATCTTTTGGCTCCTGGCACCTAacctttggacagcaagatcagaccagtcagtcttaaaggaaatccaccctgaatgttcactggaaggacagttgctgaagctgaagcttcagtactttggccacctgacacgaagagcggactccttgaaaaagaccatgatgctgggaaagactgaaggcaaaaggagaagggggtggcagaggataagatggttagatagtgtcaccaactcaacaggcgagtttgagcaaagtctgggagatagtggaggacagaggagcctggtgtgctgcagtccatgacgttgcaaagagtcgggcatggctTAGAGATTGAACAAACACAAACCTAACTTAGCCCTCAAATAAAGCAATTCAGCTTCAGCTAAGACACGCCTGCCACCAGCAAGTCAAAGAAAGGAAGGCGGTTTGCAAAGACAAATAGGATCTgaacccttcccttcccctccctcaatTTCGGGGCCAAGAAGACCTTCATAcaaagagggaggaggggtcaTTTCAGCGGGTGAAGACCCACTGCAGGGGGAGGGGCTACTCAGACAAGGCCTTCAGCCCTGCATCTTCAGGGAGCTCCGGTGGGTGGGCAGGCCGTGAGGCCGAAGGAAATCATGAAACAGGCACGGTTCACCTGCGTCTTAACAGATGTGTCCTTTATCAGCTGTCTTTCCATAGTAGTGGTGGGGAACAGGaacacagatttaaaaataaaaccgcAAACAAATAGTAAATCTTCTGTTTGCTTTGAAGTTAgggtttttaagtttttttttgtgGGGTGCAGTGGGAGGCGGCAGCATTTACAATGAAATTTGGCGGGTGGTCTGCTCAGAGGGTGGGATTGGGTGTGGAGGGGAGGCACAGACTGGGTGTGAAGGGGATTGGGTGTGGAGGGGAGGTACAGACTGGTCATGTTTTATTGCATTTGCTTCTAACTGATGTAAGGTTGGATGTGAAGTCTTTAGCTCACGCTGTGGAACAGGGGTCTGGGCTTAGAGCAGAAGGAAATGTTCAGATGTAATCTGGGGGCTTCACACCTTGTCCCTTTGCTGAGGCTGATACAGGCCTCTGGTGGAAGTGGCCATGTGTTCCCCCATGGCCCTTGATGAGGCTCCCTTTTCCCTTGCGGTGTATAAACAGGCATTAATCCTACAGCCTAGTCAGCCTGACTCCCAGGAAGCTGAAACAGCAACATCACAGCCCATGTCTGTAAGCTGGGGCGGGCCCCAGTCAAAGGAGTTTTAGGACTGAGTCACAGTCTGTAACTCTTTGTTCTCTGCCAAGCGTACCCAGTACAGTGGAGAATAAAGCCGCTGTACATTTGTATAGCGCTTTTAGTTTTACAAggcactttcttatccattgtcTTTTGTGGTGCTCAGAAGAGTCATGGGTGGTATGAATTATTAACCTCGTTTGACAAGTGAAAAGACCAGTAAAGGAGTAAGTGCCTCCACCCTGGGCAAGCTTCAGTTCAGAACTGGGACCTCTCCAATCTCTTTGCCAGTTCATCAGTGCTTATCGCATCATGACATATTTTggctatttctttttcatgttgttcTCTTAAATGGTTTCATTACGTATTGAGAGTGTACAAAATGATTTATAGAAATAATCAGTGAGTTGCCTTGGCCTGGATCTTATCCTGGGCTGGGTCCCATTCAAGGACCAGACATTCAAAGACTAGTGACAAGGAAAGATGATTTTTCACTACTTGTAAGGAGGGAAAGGGaaccttttctcttcttctggaatGGTCTCCTTGGGAATGTCACTGGCCTGAATCCTAACACCACCCTTtggaatgtaaataaaatttctctaGGAAGAAGATAGCTCCAGGAGTCTCCAGTTTTTAGATCCTAGAGATCTCTAAATTCTGAGTCTTCATCTCTTTTGAAGTATAAATACCTAGATAGATAGCTTTGTTTTCTTGAGCTCCTTGGAGCTTAACCTTGGGACCTACCACAGACAGTAAGCATTTGACTCGGGAGACAagggagagaaaagtgaaagcgttagttgctcagtcgcgtccgactctttgtgaccccatggactgtagcctggctaggctcctctgtccatggaattctccaggcaagtatactggaatgggttgctatttcctactgcagcggatcttcccagcccagggatcgaacccaggtctcctgcattgtgggcagattctttaccatctgggccaccagggaagctctggagcAAAACAA
Proteins encoded in this region:
- the S100A5 gene encoding protein S100-A5 isoform X1; translation: METPLEKALTTMVTTFHKYSGREGSKLTLSRKELKELIKTELCLGEKMRESSIDDLMKSLDKNSDQEIDFKEYSVFLTTLCMAYNDFFLEENQ
- the S100A6 gene encoding LOW QUALITY PROTEIN: protein S100-A6 (The sequence of the model RefSeq protein was modified relative to this genomic sequence to represent the inferred CDS: inserted 1 base in 1 codon), coding for PVPLPAALSPVFSYGDPPDQAISLLVAICHKYSGHEGVKNTLSTKELKELVQKELSLGEKMQDAEIAELMDELDQNKDQVVNFQEYVTFXGALAMIYNELLQD
- the S100A5 gene encoding protein S100-A5 isoform X2, whose product is METPLEKALTTMVTTFHKYSGREGSKLTLSRKELKELIKTELCLGEMRESSIDDLMKSLDKNSDQEIDFKEYSVFLTTLCMAYNDFFLEENQ
- the S100A5 gene encoding protein S100-A5 isoform X3; protein product: MNQVSLGTEESSVCREDLSSGEGFRERDRGDFQMRESSIDDLMKSLDKNSDQEIDFKEYSVFLTTLCMAYNDFFLEENQ